Within Conexibacter woesei DSM 14684, the genomic segment GCTGGACCCGGCGACGCTCGCCCTCGCGCCGATGGCCGGTGAGCTGCTGCAGCGACTCGGCGGCGACACGCGCTTCAAGCCCGAGCTGCCCGCAGCCCAGGTCGAGATCTCCACGGCCGCTGCGGCGTCAGTCGCCGACGCCGTCGCGCAGCTTGCCGCCGCGCGCCGCGATCTCGCGGCAGCGGCCGGCGGGCTGGTGCTGCCGGCAGCCGCCGGCGTCCATCCCTTCAGCGGCGCTGAGGGAGCGCTGAACCGCGGTGGCCGGTATGACGTGTTGCAGGCGGAGTACGGGCCGATCGCTCGGCGGCAGCTCGTCGCCGGCCTGCAGGTGCATGTCGCGGTCGGCGGCGCCGACCGCACGCTCGCGGTCTACAACGCCTTGCGCGCGTACCTGCCGGAGCTGGCGGCGCTGGCCGCCAACGCACCGTTCCACTGCGGACGCGACAGCGGCCTCGCGTCGGTGCGCCCGACGATCTCCGAGCAGCTGCCGCGCCAAGGCGTGCCGCCGCGGCTGGAGAGCTGGGATCAGTTCGCCGCGGAGCTGCGCTGGGGCGCGCTCGCCGGGTCGGTGCCGGAGCCGCGGATGTGGTGGTGGGAGCTGCGTCCGCACGCGACGTTCGGCACGATCGAGCTGCGGGTGCCGGACGCTCAGACGTCGGTCGGTGAGGCGGCTGGAGTGATCGCGTTCGCGCAGGCACTCGTCGCGACGCTCGCCGAGCGTCACGACGCCCGCGAGGCGCTGCTCGACGCACCGACGTGGCGGATCGAGGAGAACCGCTGGTCGGCGCTGCGCCACGGGCTCGACGGCACGCTCGCCGACCTTGTCACGGGGGAGCGCGTTCCGACACGAGACCGGCTCGGCGAGCTGGTCGCCGCGGTCGCTCCGGAGGCGGAGCGTCTCGGTTGCGCCGACGCGCTCACAGCGACGCGTGCGGCGATCGTCGCCAACGGCGCCGTCCGGCAGCGGGAGGTCGCGCGCGATCGCGGCGTCGACGGGCTCGTGCGCTGGCTGACCGAACGGTTCTGCGCCTGACACGTTCCTCCAGGGCAGGCCGGGGGAGCCGGCCTGCCCTGGACGGGATCGTCAGCTCCGGCCCGTGACTGCGCCGGCGTTGTCGCGTGCGCTGTCGGCGAGCTGCTGGCCGTGGTCGTGCGCTTCGTCCTTGACGGTCTCGGCCGCGCTCTGCGCGACCTGCTTGCCGTGCTCGAGCGCCTCTTGGCCGGTCTGCTTGACCTGTTCCTTGACCTGATCGGCCATCGGTCCGAGCTTCTCGTCCTCGACGCGCGAGCTGGGGATGAGCATGCCGGCGAGGAAGCCGAGCGCAGCGGCGCCGACCGCGAGCCCGAGTGGGTTCTCCTGTGCGACACCGACGGCGCGTCCGGCCTGCTGCTTGACCTGCTGACCGTCGGGAGTGGCGTCGCTGACCTTGTCGGTCGCAACGCCGAGTCGTTCCTTCACGGTGTCGACCTTTCCGGAGATGTTCTCCTTGGTGCGGGTCTTGACGTCGGCCTTGTAGCCGAGCGCGTCGATCGTCTCGCCCATCCGCTCGCGGGTCTGTTCTACCTCGTGGCGGATCGCGTCCGGGTCTTGGCCCATTCGACGTCCTCCTTCACAGTCTCGATCGTCTGTTCCGGCACCGGCGGCGCCGCTTCCTTGACCTCGTCGCGCCCGCGCATCGCGAGCAGCCCGGCGATCGCGCCGTAGACGAGTGCGACGATCAGCGCCGCGAGCCACACGTGATCCAGCGCGGTGGCGAGCAGCGCGATCACGCACGCCGTCAGCGCGCCGAGCGCGAGCAGCGCGAGGACGCCGGCGGCGCCGAACATGCCGGCGCCCTTCCCGGCCAGCTTGACCTTCTCGCTCAGCTCCGCCTTGGCCAGCTCGATCTCTTGCCGCACGAGCGTGTTCGTCTCGGCGGCGAGCTCGCGCACGAGCTCGCCGATCGACTCGTCGCGGCGATCATGACCTTCCATCGTCGGCCTCCTCTAGCTCGTGCCGCTCGGCACGGACGGCGGGGAGAGCGGAGCGCCCGGGACCGGCGCCGGATCGGCGGGCGCGGCGGGCGCGGTGTCGCCGCCGGCCGGCGAGGCGATCCGCCGCGGCGGCTCGAAGTCGCCTCCGGCGCGGCGCTCGTAGCGCGAGCGGCTCGACGCCTTCAGGAAGCGCGACGCCGCGAAGCCGGCGACGAGACCGATCCCGACGACCGCGAGCGGCTGTCTGCGAGCGAAATCCTCGACGTCGTGGAGGATCCGGTCCGCGTCCGACTCGCTGAGATAGCTGCCGACCTGCTCGGCACGCCCGGCAATCTGCTCGGCAGCCTTTGCGGGACCGTCCTGTCCTTCTTCTCTGAGTCGCTCGGCCGTCGAGCGCAGCGCGTGGGCACTCGAGCTGACCTGCTCGCCGACCTGCGTGGAACGCTGGTCGACCTGATCCTGGAGACGGGATCTCGCCACCTCCGCAGCCTGTTGGGCCTTCTCCTGCACCTGCTCCCTGGCGCCCTGGGCGTCGACGGTGCTCTGGCTTTCGGTTGCCATCGCGACTCCTTCCGGAATGTGGACTGAGGAACGCTTCCGGTCGGGGGGCTGGGACCGCGAATCCGAGCTACCCAGGGATGCCGATCGCAAGCGGCGAGGCGAGCGATGGGACGCCGGGTCAGGTCGTTCTTCTGCGCTTGGGCTCGTCGCGTGCGTCGAGCTGCAGCTCCTTCTCCGCGCCGGGAACGCCGGCCTCGAGCTCGCGGCTGCGTTCACGCTCGGAGTTCAGCTCCATGCCGAGCAGCAGTGCGACGTTCGTGATCCAGAACCAGACGAGCAGGACGACGATGCCGCCGAGGGTCCCGTAGGTCTTGTCGTAGGAGCCGAAGTTGGCGACGTAGAAGGCGAACAGCGCTGACGCGATCAGCCACACGACGATCGCCAGCAGCGCGCCGGGCGTGACCCACCTGAAGCCGGGCAGCTTCACGTTCGGGCTGACGTGGTAGAGCACGGCGAACATCAGCACGACGACGGCGAGCATCACCGGCCACTTCGCGAACTCCCAGACCGTCACCGCCGTCGAGCCGATCCCGATCGAGTCCGCGACGGTCTCGACCACCGGCCCGGTCATCACGAGCGCCAGCGCCACGAGCGCGAGCATGACCACCATCGCCAGCGTGACAAGCAGCTGGAGCGGTCTCAGCTTCCAGAACGGTCGTCCCTCGGGCGTCTCGTAGACGATGTTGGCGGCGCGGGTGAACGCGCCGACGTAGCCCGACGCCGACCAGATCGCCGCGCCGAGCCCGACGAAGAACAGCACCCCGGCGGCGCCGCGGTTGGAGGTGATCGATCTGATCGGGCCTTCGAACGTGTCCGCCGCCGAGCTGGGACCGAGTCTCGTGACGATGTCGGTCAGAGATCTCGTCGTCGACTGCGGATCGCCGAACAAACCGAGGATCGAGACGAGCGCGATCAGCGCCGGGAAGAGCGACAGCAGGCCGTAGTAGGTCAGCGCCGCCGCCCAGTCAGACATGTTGTCCTCGCTGTACTCACGCACGGTGCGCTTGAGCGTCGCGAACAGTCCCGTTCCTGTGTCGGTGCCCGTGGGGGCATAGTCTGCGCGGCGTCCGATGCCGCGACGGTGGGGAACGTCTCCGGTGCTCATGAGTCTCCTTCCGAGAGCGTTTGGCTCACGCGACTTCGCCGGTCGGCTTCTTCGGCAGGCCTGCCGCGACGCGCAGTCTCGCCGCGATCTCGGCGATCTCCTCCGGCGCGACGTCGGGCGCGAAGACCGCCGGCTGTGCTGGCAGGTCGCGCGGCAGCGCGCCTTCGGGGAACGGCTCCTCGGCGGCGCCGTTCGGATCGGGATCGGAGGGGGCGGCAGCTCGTGCGCCTGGCTCTGCCGGCGAGGTCGTCGCGCACGTCGTGGGTGCCGTGCCAGGCAACAGCCTTCATCGATGATTCGCTTTCCTTCGGTGACGACGGTGTGTCGCGAGCCTTGCGCTACCCGCCACGGCCCATTCGAATCCGCGTGCGCAGACGCGGCGACTATCGCGGTGGGTCGCGTCGCTGCAGCGGCGCGACGGCCGGTCCGGCGAGGACGTTGCCGTCGGGGTCGAAGCGGGAGCCGTGGCAGGGGCAGTCCCAGCTGCGCTCGGCGTCGTTCCAGTGCGTGAGGCAGCCGAGGTGGGTGCAGCGCAGCGAGACGGCGTGCAGCCTGCCGGCGTCGTCGCGGTGGACGCCGACCTTGCCGAGGCCGGCGCGGACGACGCGCGCCTCGCCGACCGGCACGTCGTCGGAGGACGATGCCTCTGCCGGGGCGAGGCGGTCGCCGAGCAGGTGCGTTCCGACGCGCAGCTGCGCTCTCGCCAGCTGCGGCGCCGCTCGCACGGTGACGCGGTTGGGATCGAGCAGCTTCGCGTAGGGGGTGTCGCGTCCGGCGATCAGGTCGGCGACGACGTGTGCGCCGACGGTGCCGTTGGTCATGCCCCACTTCTGGTGCCCGGCGTTGACGTAGAGACCGCGGGCGCGCGGGTGGTAGGGGCCGGCGTACGGCAGTTTGTCGAGCGGCGCGCCGTCCTGGGTCGACCAGCGGTAGGAGATCTCGGCGACGTCGAAGTGCTCGCGGGCGAAGCACTCCAGCGCTTCGTAGCGCGCCGTGCTCGCCTCGTCCGCGCCGGTGGTGTGGCCCTCCCCGCCGACCAGCACCCAGCGCTCGCCGTGCTCGTCGACGTATGGCCGGATGGAGCGTGTCGGCTCGCCGGCGCTGATCGCCATCGACCCTGGCAGCGCACCGCCGTCGTTGAGGCGCGCCGCGACGAGGTAGGAGCGGACCGCCTCGGTGCGGGCGAAGAAGAGGCCGCGGTCGAGCAGCGGGTAGTTCGTGCAGACGACGACGGCGCCGGCGGTGACCGTGTGGCCGTCGTCGGTCGTCGCCGTGCACGGCGAACCCTCATGCACGCGCACGACGGCGCTCTGCTCGAAGACGTGGCAGTCCTCGCCCGGGATCAGCGCGGCAAGCGCGTGCAGATAGCGGACTGGGTGGAACTGCGCCTGCCCGCCGAGCCGGACGGCGGCCCGCACCGCAAACGGCAGCGGCACCGGCACGTCCGCGTCGAGCAGCTCTACCTCGAGGCCGGCGGCGCGCGCGGCGTCGGCGGTACGCCGCACCGCGTCGACCTCGTCCTCGCTCGCGGCGTAGGTGACGTCGGGCAGCC encodes:
- a CDS encoding carboxylate-amine ligase, with amino-acid sequence MTTTEPPILPDAGELRRRFDATGGLTVGVEEELMLLDPATLALAPMAGELLQRLGGDTRFKPELPAAQVEISTAAAASVADAVAQLAAARRDLAAAAGGLVLPAAAGVHPFSGAEGALNRGGRYDVLQAEYGPIARRQLVAGLQVHVAVGGADRTLAVYNALRAYLPELAALAANAPFHCGRDSGLASVRPTISEQLPRQGVPPRLESWDQFAAELRWGALAGSVPEPRMWWWELRPHATFGTIELRVPDAQTSVGEAAGVIAFAQALVATLAERHDAREALLDAPTWRIEENRWSALRHGLDGTLADLVTGERVPTRDRLGELVAAVAPEAERLGCADALTATRAAIVANGAVRQREVARDRGVDGLVRWLTERFCA
- a CDS encoding DUF3618 domain-containing protein, whose product is MGQDPDAIRHEVEQTRERMGETIDALGYKADVKTRTKENISGKVDTVKERLGVATDKVSDATPDGQQVKQQAGRAVGVAQENPLGLAVGAAALGFLAGMLIPSSRVEDEKLGPMADQVKEQVKQTGQEALEHGKQVAQSAAETVKDEAHDHGQQLADSARDNAGAVTGRS
- a CDS encoding phage holin family protein, translated to MEGHDRRDESIGELVRELAAETNTLVRQEIELAKAELSEKVKLAGKGAGMFGAAGVLALLALGALTACVIALLATALDHVWLAALIVALVYGAIAGLLAMRGRDEVKEAAPPVPEQTIETVKEDVEWAKTRTRSATR
- a CDS encoding YihY/virulence factor BrkB family protein: MREYSEDNMSDWAAALTYYGLLSLFPALIALVSILGLFGDPQSTTRSLTDIVTRLGPSSAADTFEGPIRSITSNRGAAGVLFFVGLGAAIWSASGYVGAFTRAANIVYETPEGRPFWKLRPLQLLVTLAMVVMLALVALALVMTGPVVETVADSIGIGSTAVTVWEFAKWPVMLAVVVLMFAVLYHVSPNVKLPGFRWVTPGALLAIVVWLIASALFAFYVANFGSYDKTYGTLGGIVVLLVWFWITNVALLLGMELNSERERSRELEAGVPGAEKELQLDARDEPKRRRTT
- a CDS encoding FAD-dependent oxidoreductase, whose translation is MTRHVPIWLAAGPARMASSGFPRLTEDLDADVAVIGGGISGLTTALLCKQDGARVVVLERGAVAGGASGFTTAKASALQQTKLAQIRSLHGDEATAAYARVSLEAIAWMERTVQERAIDCAWERLPDVTYAASEDEVDAVRRTADAARAAGLEVELLDADVPVPLPFAVRAAVRLGGQAQFHPVRYLHALAALIPGEDCHVFEQSAVVRVHEGSPCTATTDDGHTVTAGAVVVCTNYPLLDRGLFFARTEAVRSYLVAARLNDGGALPGSMAISAGEPTRSIRPYVDEHGERWVLVGGEGHTTGADEASTARYEALECFAREHFDVAEISYRWSTQDGAPLDKLPYAGPYHPRARGLYVNAGHQKWGMTNGTVGAHVVADLIAGRDTPYAKLLDPNRVTVRAAPQLARAQLRVGTHLLGDRLAPAEASSSDDVPVGEARVVRAGLGKVGVHRDDAGRLHAVSLRCTHLGCLTHWNDAERSWDCPCHGSRFDPDGNVLAGPAVAPLQRRDPPR